The following are encoded together in the Arcticibacterium luteifluviistationis genome:
- the lysA gene encoding diaminopimelate decarboxylase yields MITTENGIYTIQNRQPDELIKEFGSPLYVYDGNKIEEQVLKMRNAFDGVSVKLKYACKALTNINILKLMRKNGVDIDVVSIEEIELALKAGYEPIQIQYTPSGVAFSEIEEALKLGIRLNVDSLNLLEEFGQKYGNAHPIAIRINPAIMAGGNIKISTGHADSKFGIPIQHIDKVLELVKSYDLRIVGLHQHNGSDFKDGSVIVKAMKKSFELAEQHFPNLEFIDMGSGFKVAYHDEDVITDINEIGKEVVSEFAAFEKRYGKKVQLWFEPGKYLVSESGTFLMTCNVVKHNPARNFVHVDSGLNHLIRPMMYDAFQEILNVSNTDTSKLETYDVVGYICETDTLGKDRTLPVVNPGDIIAMKNAGAYCFSMASNYNSRVRPAEVLIYNEKTHLIRERETFEDILRHQIEVDLS; encoded by the coding sequence TTGATTACTACAGAAAACGGTATTTATACCATTCAGAATCGTCAACCAGATGAGTTGATTAAAGAATTTGGGTCTCCATTATATGTTTATGATGGAAATAAAATAGAAGAACAGGTCTTAAAAATGAGAAATGCTTTTGATGGCGTATCCGTCAAACTTAAGTATGCTTGTAAAGCTTTGACCAATATCAACATTTTGAAGTTGATGCGTAAAAATGGCGTCGATATTGATGTGGTATCTATTGAGGAGATTGAATTGGCCTTAAAAGCAGGTTATGAACCAATCCAGATTCAGTATACGCCTAGTGGTGTGGCTTTCTCTGAAATTGAAGAAGCTTTGAAACTAGGCATCCGACTGAATGTGGATAGCCTTAATCTTTTAGAAGAGTTTGGTCAGAAATATGGCAATGCTCATCCGATAGCCATTCGTATAAATCCTGCAATTATGGCAGGAGGAAACATTAAAATTTCTACGGGTCATGCAGATTCAAAGTTTGGAATACCGATTCAACACATTGATAAGGTATTAGAGTTAGTAAAAAGCTATGATTTAAGAATTGTAGGATTACATCAGCATAATGGTTCTGACTTTAAAGATGGTTCCGTAATAGTAAAGGCTATGAAAAAGTCTTTTGAACTGGCAGAACAGCATTTCCCTAACCTAGAATTTATAGACATGGGTTCTGGATTTAAAGTAGCTTACCATGATGAAGATGTCATAACCGACATTAATGAGATTGGAAAGGAAGTAGTGAGCGAGTTCGCTGCTTTTGAAAAGAGATATGGCAAAAAAGTGCAACTTTGGTTTGAACCAGGGAAGTATTTGGTAAGCGAAAGCGGAACATTCTTAATGACTTGTAATGTGGTTAAACATAACCCTGCAAGAAATTTTGTTCATGTAGATTCTGGCCTTAATCACCTAATTAGACCAATGATGTATGATGCGTTTCAAGAAATATTGAACGTGAGTAATACTGATACATCCAAACTGGAAACGTATGATGTAGTTGGTTATATTTGTGAAACAGACACCTTAGGAAAAGATAGAACATTGCCAGTGGTAAATCCTGGTGATATTATCGCGATGAAAAATGCAGGAGCCTATTGTTTTAGCATGGCATCAAATTATAATTCACGAGTTCGTCCTGCCGAAGTGTTAATTTACAATGAAAAGACTCATCTAATTAGAGAAAGAGAGACTTTCGAAGACATTTTGAGACATCAGATAGAAGTAGATTTAAGCTAA
- a CDS encoding type II toxin-antitoxin system RelE/ParE family toxin — MALKLVWTEDAVQGMVAIANYIEFRFGRSTAKRLVQRVEKFAVLLSELPSLGSLQDADRNIRGVIVNKRSTVVYTFNKNSLIILNVFDNRMPLD, encoded by the coding sequence ATGGCTTTAAAACTTGTCTGGACTGAAGATGCAGTACAAGGTATGGTTGCCATTGCTAACTATATTGAGTTTAGATTCGGCCGCAGTACAGCAAAGAGATTGGTTCAGAGAGTAGAGAAATTTGCAGTTCTTTTATCGGAACTTCCTAGTCTAGGTAGTTTACAAGATGCGGATAGAAATATTAGAGGAGTGATAGTTAACAAAAGAAGTACTGTAGTTTACACCTTCAATAAAAATAGCCTTATCATTCTAAATGTATTTGATAATAGGATGCCTTTAGATTAA
- a CDS encoding plastocyanin/azurin family copper-binding protein: MKLYIKNIGLILLLFCSFAETIAQGVLKTEEDYYRIENIPTPEGLEMEVGGMAVLPDGRLATTTRRGDVWMINNPYMINNTRPTFNKYAEGLHEPLGLNFIDNKLWVTQRGEVTVLEDVDGDDRADVYQSYYQWPLSGNYHQYSYGPVLMPDGKKLFTLNLDWIGHGSSQSKWRGWMLTLDENGKMEPWAAGLRSPAGYMVNDVGDVFYAENQGDWVGSGRMTHLAKGDFAGNPESLVWSGEPNSPVKLKPEDIPDTGEPLFDVAQRVPGIKPPAVWFPHTLMGISTSDIVQDVSKGKFGPFEGQYFVGDQGHSTIMRVAMEKVNGVYQGACFPFVEGFMSGILRMRWGLDNSMFVGMTSRGWSSTGKSKFGLQRLVWSGEVPFEIKAIKSASDGFIIEFTKEANKSAALNPASYDIKSFNYKYHHTYGSPIINQRQVNIKGISLADDGKSVHVAVDSMRLGYIFGITAAGLESVEQEELLHNVGYFTLNSVNKAVAALDLSKYAVTSHEHHKMDVTTTKVAEIISDKRVNTMPESWNGQADVNITLGTKPGLKFDKTKIQVKAGSTVKITFNNNDDMLHNLVIVKPNTVDLVGQSAQNMGLDGADKGYIPDSDNVLYHTGLMQPESSESIYFTAPLEKGDYTFVCTFPGHYTLMQGILRVR, encoded by the coding sequence ATGAAATTGTATATAAAAAATATAGGCTTAATTCTTCTGCTCTTTTGCTCTTTTGCTGAAACAATAGCTCAAGGAGTTCTAAAAACGGAAGAAGATTATTACAGGATAGAAAACATTCCTACTCCAGAAGGATTAGAAATGGAAGTAGGAGGGATGGCCGTTTTACCGGACGGTAGATTGGCAACGACTACCAGAAGAGGCGATGTATGGATGATAAACAATCCATATATGATTAATAACACGCGTCCTACTTTTAACAAATATGCCGAAGGTCTTCACGAACCTCTGGGTCTCAACTTTATTGATAATAAGCTTTGGGTAACACAAAGAGGAGAAGTGACTGTTTTGGAAGATGTGGACGGAGACGACCGTGCAGATGTGTATCAATCTTACTATCAATGGCCGCTTTCTGGAAATTATCATCAATATTCTTACGGTCCTGTTTTGATGCCAGATGGCAAAAAACTTTTCACATTAAACCTAGACTGGATAGGACATGGTTCTTCTCAATCAAAATGGAGAGGCTGGATGCTGACATTAGATGAGAATGGAAAAATGGAGCCGTGGGCTGCAGGATTAAGGTCGCCTGCGGGTTACATGGTAAATGATGTTGGCGATGTTTTTTATGCCGAAAATCAAGGTGACTGGGTAGGTTCTGGTAGAATGACGCATTTAGCCAAAGGAGACTTTGCGGGTAACCCAGAGAGTCTTGTTTGGTCTGGAGAGCCTAATTCTCCTGTAAAACTAAAGCCTGAGGATATTCCTGATACTGGAGAGCCATTATTTGATGTAGCTCAGCGTGTGCCTGGTATTAAACCGCCGGCTGTTTGGTTTCCTCATACATTGATGGGTATTTCTACTTCAGATATTGTTCAAGATGTATCTAAAGGCAAATTTGGCCCCTTTGAAGGACAATATTTTGTGGGTGACCAAGGACATTCTACCATTATGCGAGTAGCCATGGAAAAAGTAAATGGCGTCTACCAAGGAGCTTGTTTTCCATTTGTAGAAGGTTTTATGTCGGGTATTTTAAGAATGCGATGGGGACTAGATAATTCTATGTTTGTAGGAATGACAAGCCGTGGATGGTCAAGCACAGGGAAATCGAAATTTGGATTACAAAGACTAGTTTGGTCTGGTGAGGTACCTTTTGAAATTAAAGCCATTAAGTCTGCATCGGACGGATTCATCATTGAGTTTACGAAAGAAGCCAATAAATCAGCAGCTTTAAACCCTGCCTCTTACGATATAAAAAGCTTTAATTATAAGTATCATCACACATACGGAAGCCCAATTATCAATCAAAGACAGGTAAACATCAAAGGAATTTCACTTGCCGATGATGGTAAGTCGGTTCATGTAGCTGTAGATTCTATGCGTTTGGGCTACATATTTGGCATAACTGCCGCTGGTTTAGAAAGCGTAGAACAAGAAGAACTCTTGCATAATGTGGGCTATTTTACCCTTAATTCGGTAAACAAGGCAGTTGCTGCTTTAGATTTAAGCAAATACGCCGTTACGAGCCATGAGCATCACAAAATGGATGTTACAACGACTAAGGTGGCAGAGATAATTTCTGACAAACGAGTAAATACAATGCCTGAAAGCTGGAATGGCCAAGCCGATGTAAATATTACATTGGGGACAAAACCAGGTTTAAAGTTTGACAAAACCAAAATTCAAGTAAAAGCAGGAAGCACAGTCAAAATTACATTCAATAATAATGACGACATGCTGCACAACTTGGTGATAGTTAAACCAAATACGGTGGACTTAGTAGGGCAGAGTGCTCAAAATATGGGACTTGATGGTGCAGATAAAGGCTATATTCCAGATTCTGACAATGTGCTTTATCATACAGGCCTAATGCAACCAGAAAGTTCAGAAAGTATCTATTTTACGGCACCTCTAGAGAAAGGCGATTATACTTTTGTATGTACGTTCCCAGGGCATTATACGCTGATGCAGGGGATTTTGAGGGTGAGGTAG
- a CDS encoding alkaline phosphatase D family protein: MLKRLLPFLLLCSVLNSFGQIVAGPMLGYSEMREVMLWVQTEKSAVVKYNYWVKGGDGTKFSTAPIITKKGNYFIAKAIADDVLPGNKYEYELVVNGKTQNFDYPLEFQSQTLWQYRTDPPAFKFAVGSCVYTNEPEFDRPGRGYGYTFDIFNKIYDAKPNFMVWGGDNIYLREVDFGTRSGIYKRYIDFKRQPELQKLFANTHHYATLDDHDFGPNDADRSYWGKSWALDAFEQNWGNPNYIFPGESVTGTFMWEDVQFFMMDNRSFRAPNYLNDDSKDYFGEKQLNWLIDALTNSRAPFKFVVTGGQVVNKNALFENMSVFPVEHKKLLDAIEHNNISGVIFITGDRHHTSLRKMDREGTYPIYDLTVSSLTSGMAKPMDIEREDEDLVPDTIVEDLQNFGILEVTGERTDRVLKINIIDNTGADRWNYEIKARDLRKPRD, translated from the coding sequence ATGTTAAAAAGACTTCTCCCCTTTCTTCTTCTCTGTTCGGTACTAAATTCATTTGGTCAGATAGTGGCTGGACCAATGCTAGGATATTCAGAAATGCGTGAAGTTATGCTTTGGGTACAAACAGAAAAATCGGCTGTAGTTAAGTACAATTATTGGGTTAAAGGTGGTGATGGCACCAAGTTTTCTACGGCTCCTATCATTACTAAAAAAGGCAACTATTTTATTGCTAAAGCTATTGCAGATGATGTTTTACCTGGTAATAAGTACGAATACGAATTAGTCGTCAATGGTAAGACGCAAAACTTCGATTACCCTTTGGAATTTCAAAGTCAAACACTCTGGCAATACAGAACAGACCCACCAGCATTCAAATTTGCGGTAGGAAGCTGTGTTTATACCAACGAACCTGAGTTTGATAGACCTGGCCGCGGCTATGGTTACACCTTTGATATTTTTAATAAGATATATGATGCTAAGCCAAATTTTATGGTTTGGGGTGGAGATAATATCTATTTAAGAGAGGTTGATTTTGGCACAAGAAGTGGAATTTATAAAAGGTATATAGATTTTAAACGTCAACCTGAGCTTCAAAAACTATTTGCTAATACACACCATTATGCAACACTTGATGACCACGATTTTGGACCAAATGATGCCGATAGATCTTATTGGGGTAAATCTTGGGCTTTGGATGCTTTTGAGCAAAACTGGGGGAATCCTAACTATATATTCCCTGGCGAATCAGTTACAGGTACTTTCATGTGGGAAGATGTTCAATTCTTTATGATGGATAATCGCTCTTTCAGGGCTCCAAATTATTTGAATGATGATTCAAAAGATTACTTTGGCGAGAAGCAATTAAATTGGCTAATTGATGCATTAACTAATAGCCGAGCACCTTTCAAATTTGTAGTAACTGGAGGACAGGTAGTTAACAAAAATGCTCTTTTTGAAAACATGTCTGTGTTCCCAGTAGAGCACAAGAAATTGTTGGACGCCATAGAGCATAATAACATAAGCGGAGTGATTTTCATAACGGGTGACAGGCACCATACTTCATTAAGAAAAATGGATAGAGAGGGTACCTACCCTATTTATGATTTGACTGTTTCGTCCTTAACTTCTGGCATGGCTAAGCCAATGGATATAGAAAGAGAGGATGAAGACTTAGTTCCTGATACTATCGTGGAAGACCTTCAGAATTTCGGCATTTTAGAAGTAACTGGCGAAAGAACTGACCGTGTTTTAAAAATCAACATCATTGATAATACAGGAGCAGATAGATGGAATTATGAAATTAAAGCACGCGATTTAAGAAAGCCTAGGGATTAA
- a CDS encoding nucleotidyltransferase family protein, whose translation MNKPTLLILAAGMGSRYGGIKQLDQFGPNGETIIDYSLYDAIRAGFGKVVFIIREELREDFEKTFGPKLTGKIEYDYAIQGFQSYVPESLGNIERAKPWGTGHAMLCAWEQTETPFAVINADDFYGAEAYKTMANFLSSNTEQSVHAMVGYQVKNTLSENGTVSRGVCEKDNDGFLTSVVERTKILRNEAGQIEFLDNGEPEALGENTPVSMNFWGFMPSAFNKTKEYFETYAKENYDAPKAEFYIPTIMSQMMGEGVGKCKVFDTSSDWFGVTYPDDKPDVQASIQKLVNDGAYPLKLWE comes from the coding sequence ATGAACAAGCCGACTTTATTGATTTTAGCTGCTGGAATGGGTAGCAGGTATGGAGGAATTAAGCAATTAGACCAATTTGGACCTAATGGCGAAACTATTATTGATTATTCACTTTATGATGCCATCAGAGCTGGTTTTGGTAAAGTAGTCTTTATTATCAGAGAGGAACTAAGAGAAGATTTTGAAAAGACCTTCGGTCCAAAATTGACTGGTAAAATTGAATACGACTACGCCATTCAAGGTTTTCAAAGCTATGTTCCTGAGTCTTTAGGAAATATAGAAAGAGCAAAACCTTGGGGTACTGGTCATGCTATGCTTTGTGCATGGGAACAAACAGAAACGCCATTTGCAGTTATTAATGCTGACGATTTTTATGGTGCGGAAGCTTATAAAACAATGGCTAACTTCCTATCTAGTAATACAGAACAAAGCGTTCATGCCATGGTAGGTTATCAAGTTAAAAATACGCTTTCTGAAAACGGAACAGTTTCTAGAGGAGTTTGTGAAAAAGATAATGATGGCTTCCTTACTTCTGTAGTGGAGCGTACTAAAATATTGAGAAACGAAGCAGGTCAAATAGAGTTCTTAGACAATGGTGAACCCGAAGCTTTAGGAGAGAATACACCTGTTTCTATGAATTTCTGGGGTTTCATGCCGAGTGCATTTAACAAAACTAAGGAGTACTTTGAAACATATGCCAAAGAGAATTATGACGCACCAAAAGCTGAGTTTTATATCCCAACTATCATGAGTCAAATGATGGGCGAAGGTGTAGGAAAATGTAAAGTTTTTGATACATCATCCGATTGGTTCGGAGTAACATATCCAGACGATAAACCAGACGTTCAGGCTTCTATTCAGAAATTAGTGAATGATGGAGCTTATCCTTTGAAACTTTGGGAATAG
- a CDS encoding phytanoyl-CoA dioxygenase family protein — MAKDIEYQINGNNYTVSIEGSPVLQFGEDEVLSKADSDITFGQAWYDEGFTEVDLLNEEEFTDLKKGLINSIEEIIKKELSIVPENFNLENYHHFVKDNASHYKIVSKTRDLFEEDFKFPITQLISRLGDKLGFNLTDVDPATKKKLHIIVRINRPQSNDYNPPHKDIYEGVDNDSIIPQFVNFWIPIAGVTNKSSLPLAPKSHKVNEKLISRTFDGGMMEGNKYRVRMIKSWGGDNSFIRSNVQSGQVLIFSSHLIHGLAINNEEDKTRVALEFRLFKDNA, encoded by the coding sequence ATGGCGAAGGATATAGAATATCAGATTAATGGAAATAATTATACTGTCTCAATTGAAGGCTCCCCTGTTCTTCAATTTGGTGAAGACGAAGTGCTTTCAAAAGCAGATTCAGATATAACTTTTGGACAAGCATGGTATGATGAAGGCTTTACGGAAGTGGACTTATTAAATGAAGAAGAGTTTACTGACCTTAAAAAGGGTCTAATTAATAGTATAGAAGAAATCATTAAAAAAGAACTTTCTATAGTTCCAGAGAATTTTAATCTTGAAAACTATCATCACTTTGTAAAAGATAATGCTAGCCATTATAAAATTGTTTCTAAAACACGAGATTTATTTGAAGAGGATTTCAAATTTCCAATCACGCAATTAATTAGCCGTTTAGGCGACAAACTAGGCTTTAACTTAACAGATGTAGATCCTGCTACTAAAAAGAAGCTTCATATAATAGTACGAATTAATAGACCTCAGTCTAATGATTATAATCCGCCTCATAAGGATATATACGAAGGAGTAGATAATGATTCAATTATCCCTCAGTTCGTGAATTTTTGGATTCCTATTGCTGGTGTTACCAACAAATCATCTCTTCCATTGGCTCCTAAAAGCCATAAAGTAAATGAAAAGCTCATCAGCAGAACATTTGACGGAGGCATGATGGAAGGAAATAAATATAGAGTAAGAATGATTAAATCTTGGGGTGGCGATAATAGCTTTATCAGATCCAATGTGCAAAGTGGGCAAGTTTTAATTTTCTCGAGTCATCTTATTCATGGTCTTGCAATTAATAATGAAGAAGATAAAACGAGAGTAGCCTTAGAGTTCAGACTTTTCAAAGACAATGCTTAA
- a CDS encoding aldo/keto reductase: MLKKRLWHDLNRETNPIGFGCWQIAGNHTANGKPNGWGDIDERKAVALLTRAMSSGIDFYDTAQGYNNGNSEMLLGKAMANAKKRPLICSKIALTSDEITNCNLNDDFVLKVEKSLKRLQTEQIDILLLHNPPDSIDWTSFAQSILIALKEQGKIGTFGVSSISINGAKNAAKANFGSTIEWVFNVFERRPVTELFPLLREKKMNFIARSPLSRGLINPKYITSEPKFDENDFRSTLPGDWVKWGISQLRKMNSNGVESKDIISFSLNYYSLFREVTSTIVGIKTMEQLDAISEIMNDSASQKYLEESVLANIPECYPKWK, translated from the coding sequence ATGCTTAAAAAAAGGCTTTGGCATGATTTGAATCGTGAAACTAATCCTATTGGATTTGGCTGCTGGCAAATAGCAGGGAATCATACAGCAAATGGGAAGCCAAATGGCTGGGGTGACATAGACGAAAGAAAGGCTGTAGCGTTGTTAACAAGAGCTATGTCGTCTGGAATAGACTTCTATGATACTGCTCAAGGATATAATAATGGCAATAGCGAAATGCTGTTAGGAAAGGCTATGGCAAACGCAAAAAAAAGGCCATTGATTTGCTCCAAAATAGCTCTCACCAGTGATGAAATCACTAACTGCAATCTAAATGATGATTTCGTTTTAAAGGTAGAAAAGAGTCTAAAGCGTCTTCAAACAGAACAAATTGATATTCTTTTACTTCATAATCCGCCTGACTCTATAGATTGGACTTCTTTTGCTCAAAGTATCCTTATAGCTTTAAAAGAGCAAGGTAAAATAGGAACTTTTGGGGTTAGTAGTATTAGCATAAACGGAGCTAAAAATGCCGCCAAGGCTAATTTCGGTTCTACCATAGAATGGGTTTTCAATGTTTTTGAACGGAGACCTGTAACTGAGCTCTTTCCTTTATTAAGAGAAAAGAAAATGAATTTCATTGCCAGGAGTCCTCTTTCCAGAGGATTAATTAATCCCAAATACATTACAAGTGAGCCTAAATTTGATGAAAATGATTTCCGCTCAACTTTACCCGGCGATTGGGTTAAATGGGGCATTAGCCAGTTAAGAAAAATGAACAGTAACGGTGTTGAATCAAAAGATATAATAAGCTTTTCTCTTAACTATTACTCCTTATTCAGAGAAGTTACTTCAACTATTGTTGGTATAAAAACAATGGAACAGTTAGATGCAATAAGTGAAATAATGAATGACTCCGCATCTCAAAAATATTTGGAAGAGAGTGTCTTAGCTAATATTCCTGAGTGTTATCCAAAGTGGAAATAA
- a CDS encoding family 16 glycoside hydrolase yields MKLSLWKPLLLLLPFLSLHAQDFPATSMNKSDWEATGAQWRDALSISVHPFEDKMELTNGTGILFVNGKSVLKSKKKFSDYKIEFEVLQNKETKASFILGNGLKLNLDQSANQKNGKFGSIVTANNAVQKPKQEVCKLPGLWQKVELAYTSPVNGGLAVLEKVVLNDVIVFENYIVQNPTLEPTSIAFDVSDGLLAVKNVKYIELGYRTPISLSNLNYTLQETHGWQEEWAATETAPIKGKSKDLQIDIPHDFRWFSIDYTGDMDVAQTDKYAITIEYSGFGYLKIDGKKVLGADDMVNRQPLTALIELEKGKHSFEYFYRRTWQKPAFGLYVSGSDFKPYGLHPYKSLPAPQLPGGIFENPTGTRAQMIRSFMDFKGEKKTTTLSIGTAERKNYSIDLVDASMLYAWKGDFADVTEMWFNRGEPQLLKPLGQVVTLSGKPSFFLGKDDVVLFKEYFIDDRNLPTYLHTLNGSAVSQKIEPVKNGFEFTISAENKDVNYLLGTGEKVEKVGDTLYRIDDYYIQLAKKVALEIKTENGISSLSGKANAIESFKLIW; encoded by the coding sequence ATGAAATTATCTCTTTGGAAGCCTTTATTACTGCTGCTTCCATTCTTGAGTTTGCATGCTCAAGATTTCCCCGCCACTTCCATGAATAAATCAGATTGGGAGGCTACCGGTGCCCAATGGCGTGATGCACTTTCCATTTCAGTACATCCTTTCGAAGATAAAATGGAACTTACCAATGGCACAGGTATCTTATTTGTGAATGGTAAATCGGTCTTGAAGTCAAAGAAAAAATTCTCTGATTATAAAATTGAATTTGAGGTTTTACAAAACAAAGAGACAAAGGCCTCCTTTATTTTAGGAAATGGCTTAAAGCTTAATCTGGACCAGTCTGCCAACCAAAAGAATGGCAAGTTTGGTAGCATTGTTACTGCAAATAATGCAGTGCAAAAGCCAAAACAAGAAGTATGTAAATTACCGGGACTGTGGCAAAAAGTGGAATTGGCCTACACGTCACCTGTAAATGGTGGCTTAGCCGTACTTGAAAAAGTCGTTTTAAATGATGTAATAGTTTTTGAAAATTATATTGTTCAAAATCCAACTTTGGAACCCACATCTATTGCTTTTGATGTTTCTGATGGTTTGCTGGCAGTCAAAAATGTTAAGTATATAGAATTAGGATACAGGACACCTATCAGCTTATCTAACTTGAATTACACGCTTCAAGAAACACATGGATGGCAAGAGGAGTGGGCAGCTACCGAAACTGCACCAATAAAAGGTAAATCGAAGGACTTACAAATTGATATCCCTCATGATTTCAGATGGTTTTCGATAGACTATACAGGCGATATGGATGTAGCCCAAACTGATAAATATGCCATTACGATAGAGTATTCAGGGTTTGGTTATTTGAAAATTGATGGAAAAAAGGTACTTGGAGCAGATGATATGGTGAATCGTCAGCCTTTAACTGCTTTAATTGAATTGGAAAAAGGAAAGCACAGCTTTGAGTATTTCTACCGAAGGACATGGCAAAAACCAGCTTTCGGACTTTATGTTTCTGGCAGCGATTTTAAACCTTATGGACTTCATCCTTACAAAAGCTTGCCAGCACCACAACTACCAGGAGGAATTTTTGAAAATCCAACAGGAACACGAGCTCAAATGATTCGTTCGTTTATGGATTTCAAAGGGGAAAAGAAAACTACTACACTCTCTATTGGCACTGCAGAAAGGAAAAACTATTCTATTGACTTGGTGGATGCTTCTATGCTTTATGCATGGAAAGGCGATTTTGCCGATGTAACAGAAATGTGGTTTAACAGAGGGGAACCTCAATTACTAAAACCTTTAGGCCAGGTAGTTACTTTATCAGGAAAACCAAGTTTCTTCTTGGGTAAAGATGATGTCGTTCTTTTCAAAGAGTACTTTATTGACGATAGAAACCTACCCACTTACCTACATACCTTAAATGGTTCGGCGGTAAGCCAAAAGATAGAACCCGTGAAAAATGGCTTTGAATTCACTATTTCGGCTGAAAACAAGGATGTCAATTACTTATTGGGAACGGGTGAAAAAGTCGAAAAAGTTGGAGATACCCTGTATAGAATAGATGACTATTATATTCAATTGGCAAAGAAGGTTGCCTTAGAAATTAAAACAGAAAATGGGATTAGTTCTCTTTCTGGAAAGGCAAATGCTATTGAATCATTCAAATTAATCTGGTAA
- the msrB gene encoding peptide-methionine (R)-S-oxide reductase MsrB yields the protein MKNLILVLLALGTFSCSSSAQKSMADNKDCNIEKVKKKDKEWKAQLDDIQYNVARKSGTERAFSGVYWDNKKEGVYKCIGCDLPLYSSKTKFKSGTGWPSFYEAVEPCNVKEIKDTSYGMVRIEVVCARCESHLGHVFNDGPKPTGMRHCINSASLSFEEEKM from the coding sequence ATGAAAAATTTAATTCTGGTATTATTGGCCTTAGGTACTTTTAGTTGTTCGTCTTCCGCTCAAAAAAGCATGGCAGATAACAAAGATTGTAACATTGAGAAGGTTAAAAAGAAAGATAAAGAATGGAAAGCTCAGTTAGACGACATACAATATAATGTAGCCCGTAAATCTGGAACAGAACGTGCTTTTAGTGGAGTTTATTGGGATAATAAAAAAGAAGGCGTCTATAAATGTATAGGATGCGACCTACCACTTTACTCTTCTAAAACTAAGTTTAAATCTGGTACTGGTTGGCCATCTTTTTACGAAGCAGTAGAACCATGTAATGTCAAAGAAATTAAAGATACATCATATGGTATGGTGAGAATTGAGGTGGTATGTGCTAGATGTGAATCACATTTAGGCCATGTTTTCAATGACGGTCCTAAACCAACTGGCATGAGACATTGCATCAATTCTGCAAGTTTAAGCTTTGAAGAAGAAAAGATGTAG
- a CDS encoding Gfo/Idh/MocA family oxidoreductase yields the protein MIKVGLVGFGLSGRWLQAPFFVLNPNFHLKYIVTSQNIGQELFKGTEKAADLDQLIADPEIDLISICSPSSTHFDYCKRALNAGKHVLVEKPMTATYEEAQELVALCKKVNKTLMIYQNRRFDGDFMTVKRVIESGVLGEILSYEARWHRYNPILNKKPWKEAVTPANGIIYDLGAHLIDQAIYLFGNPEGVAGDVFIQRENSNIDDAFNMSMNYGKVKVKLSASLMVKEAEPRYVVHGTNGSFIKHGLDPQEDHLKAGMLPGINPDFGFEAIEYNGQLTANLAGMEMKGEIDTFGGDWMQLYDNLADVILNGAEAIIKPEEIAEQIRVIEEVKKN from the coding sequence ATGATAAAAGTAGGATTAGTAGGATTCGGACTCTCAGGTAGATGGTTACAAGCACCATTTTTTGTATTAAACCCAAATTTTCATTTGAAGTACATTGTTACTTCTCAAAATATAGGACAAGAGCTTTTTAAAGGCACAGAGAAAGCAGCAGATTTAGACCAACTTATTGCCGACCCTGAGATTGACCTTATTTCTATTTGTTCCCCAAGTAGCACGCATTTCGACTATTGCAAAAGAGCTCTAAATGCAGGTAAGCACGTGTTGGTAGAAAAACCAATGACGGCTACGTATGAAGAGGCTCAAGAATTAGTGGCTCTTTGTAAAAAAGTTAATAAGACATTGATGATTTATCAAAACAGACGTTTTGATGGTGATTTCATGACTGTTAAGAGAGTAATAGAATCTGGTGTTTTAGGTGAAATACTTTCTTACGAAGCTAGATGGCACCGATATAACCCGATTTTGAATAAAAAGCCTTGGAAAGAAGCGGTTACACCTGCCAACGGTATTATTTATGATTTAGGAGCTCATTTGATTGACCAAGCTATTTATTTATTCGGTAACCCTGAAGGCGTAGCTGGCGATGTTTTCATTCAAAGAGAGAACAGTAATATAGACGATGCCTTTAACATGAGCATGAATTATGGCAAAGTTAAAGTTAAACTGAGTGCTAGTTTGATGGTAAAAGAAGCTGAGCCTAGATATGTGGTGCATGGTACTAATGGTTCTTTTATCAAGCATGGTTTAGACCCACAAGAAGACCATTTGAAAGCAGGAATGCTTCCTGGTATTAATCCAGACTTTGGTTTTGAGGCGATAGAATATAATGGTCAACTAACGGCTAACCTTGCTGGAATGGAAATGAAAGGTGAAATTGACACTTTCGGTGGCGATTGGATGCAGCTTTATGATAATTTAGCTGATGTTATTCTAAACGGAGCTGAAGCCATCATTAAACCAGAAGAAATTGCAGAGCAGATTAGGGTTATTGAGGAAGTGAAGAAAAATTGA